Sequence from the Populus nigra chromosome 17, ddPopNigr1.1, whole genome shotgun sequence genome:
GTACAGCTGCCTACAGTAAAGTCGGCAACAGAACGCTAGTGGAGGATAAAGTGGACCCATGCGGACGCCGTAGGCAGCTTTCCTTctggaagtgttttttttttaatatattaaaataattttttcattttttaaaaattatttttaacattaacaaattaaaataattttacaatatcaaaaaaatattaattaaaaaaaatcatttaaattttaaatattttcataatacaaaaataaacaggcgTAACTTACATGCAGTTAAAGATTTTGCTGCGTTTTTAACAGCCTCACCAAGGCCCAGTTAACTCATCAATCCAGCATCCTAGCCCAGGTTCTGGGCCCGACCAGATTGAGGGTTGAAATCGGCAACCTAAACCTATTTAACATGACTTCATTCAATTTCATCATATGAAAGACAGACTCTCCAAATTCTTCGAATTTAATCTAGAGATTAGAAAGGAGCTTCAGTTACAAAATCTAGACTCTACTAGTCCTCGAGGCGAGCTCCATACAATCTGAACAAAATTCACATTGAATCCACAGACCTTGAAGCTCCATTTCCACTTGGGTTCGACTCATTTGATAGTTTGAGCTTTTAAGTTCAAATTAGAGTTATAACTGTAGGCTCATCACATGGCTATTGAGCCCAGTTCAGCAAAGTTTGAACTGGCCGAAAGATGAATGTTTCTAAGAACTGATGTCCTATTTCTAGTCGGACTCCAGGGAGGAATACAGCCCTGGTTTTCACGTTACTTGATAGGCATTGTGATCTCAAGTCAATGAATGTCCCGCTTAAACCAGTGTTGTTCAAGCCAGCCAAGTAAATCAACCCAGTACCTAGCCTGAGCCGGGTTTTAAAAAACCTGATGAGAACTAACCCAATCAGACCCAAACAATCCAGCAAATCAATTTATGATCCAATCAACCCattttgacttttaaaaaaaatatactatcaaCATTctttaaacattatttaaaaaatattgaaataatgttattttgacttaaaaaaaaataatactatcaACATTctttaaacattatttaaaaaatattaaaataatgtcattttaaTTGACTCTGGtaacttgttaaatttatgACCTGAgtttaacatgtcaaattcatgatctaaatataaaaccagaccaagtttaataacttaaataaaccaaaaataaaatcaaacataaataatgtctTCCTGAATTCTAACCTAGCTGATGCACTAGGTGAATTTAATCTCTTAAATACACTTGgatcacaaaaaaaagaaggtattGGTTGACAGGTAAGagaattaaaattctaattgccgtttgagtaaaaaaaacatgatgacTTGAGACGAGAGTAAAAGTTAGAGAAGGTTGTGTATCAAAATCACGATTTTCTTTAGACCAAGGCTTGAGCCCCAACAACATATTTCAACATACCATATTACAGGCAGAGCCAGGTTGGTAAGATAGAGGCAAATGTAATTCAAACCTTCCGCCCCCTTCCTAATTCATACACATTTGACTCCTACAAAGGCAGCGAAGAGACTGCCCGCTACCTGTATGACTCTGCAGGTAGCTGAGAGATCATACGAATGTATATCAATCAGATGAAAGACATTTGAAGAAGCCATTCGATCAAGAAAAACAGGGGACTCAAATGCAGGTCATTATATACTTGAAACAGATCAATGTATCCATCAACGTTAGCTGATGCATGTAGCATTCCAAATTTTTCAGTGATATGTTAACATCCTCGTGGGAACCACCTAATTGTAAGACCCAGCTTACAAGCAACTCTATGAATCAGTAAGCATATTACATGTTAAAACTGACGACATTGAAAATAATTAGATGGCGCTCCTTTAAACATGAACGTTAGAAGATGTAATTTGCTAGGCTAAAATTCATTTCCTTGTCCTTTTGTTTGGATCAGAGATGTAAAACCCACTTACAATGTGCAGCTAAAACCATTCGAATAGTGATCAATGTGAATCAATGTCGTCGTCGTCATTTAGTATAAGGTTGACAGCAAACAACACAACCCTGCAAGAAGAATTTCTTATAAGCATAGAGGATAGAGAGAGAGTTCAAGGTCCTTTAGAAAGGTAGAGAGCCGGTGTCTTATGGGTAATGGACACAAAATGGTACTCCCGCTCCTTCACAAAGAAAAGCCCTCCCACAATCCATGTGAAATTCACAAATATCTTGGAACCTAAAAGCAATGTAAAGATAACTTTGCAaacatatttgttaaaaaaaaaattggaaactgTAGTGAAGAGAGAACACTCTTATTCAAACATAAAACAGCGGCCTAAATACATAATACACAGCAGCCTAGATACATAATACACCCAAAGATGGGTCCTGGAGGCCATATCCTAATTGACCCTGTTGCACTCATATTTAAATCCTTCACCTCACAAATACTCAGTCCCTCCTTAGTCTCACCACCGTAACACGAGGCTTATGCCCTTTCTCCACAAGATAAGCCATTATCATACACACATGCTAGTTTGAGTTCCTACATGTTGAATATCTGAATCTGAATGTTTTCATTATTCTACGAATTCTAAACAGTTTGGTAATTGGCAAACCTTCAatacataaaacctttgaaccTGGTCAGATCTGCAACACTCATTGCATTTCACAATGATTATCAGATTAACTCACAATAGATACTCTTGCCAAACAAAGACTTGTACTTGAGTTCAATCTTCAGTACAGTTCAGTGTCAGCTTCATTCTTGGAGAAAAATGGAAACCCATGGCATGGTCAATGAATGCCACTTGTAATGGTTTATTAAATACTCTGATGTGAGGTTAAAATACTCCTTTTCAATAATGACATTTATTAACATACAATCACAGTTGTCTAGTGAGAAAGCAAAGCCAAAAACAGATTAGCATCACATGCATATTGCATACCCCTACATGATGTTTGTCAATGTACTAAGATAGTAGCTGTGATTGTGGTAGCCGTTACTTTTCAAAGAGCTTTTCAtttggaaatgcattaaaataatatttttttttattttttaaaatttatttttgacataagcacatcaaaatgatccaaaatcattaaaaaaaaaatttgaagccaaagaaaataaaatttaaaagcgctttgtaatgcaaaaacaaacacagcttTATGAACCCGTAGATTAACATTCTTGGCCTTTTACCAAAGTGCAGTAAGCAATGAGAACTTAAGGGAAAAAAGTCAAAATAGCAGCATCAGGTTCCTGAACTATTATGTCAATGGTTTAACAATGATAGTACGTGATTTGGCCAAAGTAGGAACTTAAGATTCTCTACACATGTAAGTGCCAGATTCATTATTTACAATTAGTTACATAAATATATGTAAATGTTCAACTGTACAAGAGAAAAGCAATGAAATTCAATGCCATGACTGgagttttattttcaattttatgcaCAGTTTTATGTAGAGTGTAGATAAAGAATTGGagcaataatagaaaaataggTCAAATACTTTATGCCAGCATtactttttctgaaaaaatgcAAAACTACAAAACCATTAACCCGGTAGCCCCTCATATGATCAAATGCTTTCCTATTTAAAAGCACTAAAAAGTATCAAGCTTCCAGGCTAATAATGGTAAGTTTCTAGAATTCAAAAAAAGATGAGTGGATATCTAATTCTTCAGAGTTGAACAGTGATAAGATGCCTGCACCAATTCTATAGCCAAACGGAATGGAAAACATATATCAGACCAAGAGATAGTTGGAACATGTACTTAATGAGAAACCAGGATAATTATATGCAGAGTTCAGAACAAACCTAAATACGCAAATTGTGAAGAAGATCATGTAGACACCAAGCTTGATCATCCTACGCTTCTTGTCAGTGTTGAGGTTTCTGAAAACTTCAGTGACATCAATAAGATGTTGCCGTCTAATAAACCTGTAATATTGTGGGATGACATATACATTTTAAACACAGCACAGAAAGCTTAAACCAAACACATTCATGATTAATATGGATCAGGAACCTCACTGAGGACCTTTcaatttccatttctttttgcCAGTCATTGTCATTTCCACAACACAAATCATCATATTATAACTTTTGATGTGACTTGACAATATAATTGGCCCCATCAAggattatttatcaatttttttcaaatgcttGAGAAGTAACAcgcatcttttttttatgaatactaTTCCCATTGGTTTCCTTTTGAGCAGTACCATATATCTTGTTGTGAAATATCTCATGTGGGATCAGAACACAAgataattaaagtttttcaaaGCTGCTAATTACTCTCAGGAAgtagaatgaaaagaaaacaactcttcttctttttcgcACTTAATTGGATAAAAATAGGTTATTACAATTTTGAGGGAATCACTATGATGAAATTGGTAGACACACTACTCTTAGAAAGCAGTGCTATGGAATTTCAGTGGGAggcattagaaaaaaaagctgCCAGTTCTTCTGAGAGGTTGATGTTTCTCTGATGGCATATGGAGCTTTGCTGTTTTCTCTTGATATTTAATTGTGTTAAATATAAACAGGCACTGTGATGATATGCAAACAGAAAAGGATTAACAGTAAACCAAAAACTCTGATCCATAGCACTAGATTTAAGATAAGGACATTTATGAGGCAGAATTAGAAATGGTGAGGGGTGCAGGGTGGGTACAGGCTGCAGGAGGATCATCGTTTAATCATCATTGCCAAGCAGACAACGAACCCCATGTGAAACAGTAAGAGAAATATCATTGAGCTAATGGTTGTTATATAATGCATCCGGCGATCCAACACCATGATTCTCTCCAACTCGAACAGAACAAAGCGATAATGAAAATCTGATAGttacaaaacacattaaaacttACAGAAACAGGGATGGCCTAGCCTTCATTTCACAAGGTTTACAAATTACTACTAGAAGTCAAGAAAAGAAGTTCAAATGTGTTATTAAGGGCAAGATTCTAAGCCATAGTTcaaatacattttcaatttatatcctggatattaaaaaaaaagtataaactgTTCACTTTTTCggtgatattttttgttaaatgcaAGAGTATATGCCTAGTCCACTTTTAAAACTTACCTGCATCTCACAAGGAAGCTGCTTCTATAACCTATCTCCCAAGTAAAGCATGCGCACATACCAAATTCTTAGTTAAAACCACAACGATGACGTTTGTTGCAGTTAAACAATGCAGACAACTTGGCAATATAAAAGCGATAGCAAGGAATGTAGCTTGCAACATGGAACCGTGAAGAACAATAATATCAGTTTGTTAGAGAAAATGAACGTGTATTCAGTACACTTACAGCATTGCATGATAACAGGTAAGAGGAACTGCCGCCAAAAACAAGATCCAGTGACCTGTGAAGAGTAAAAGAATGCTGAGTGCAGCTTGCAAAGCAAACTCAAGCAGAATCCACCTGTTGATGTTAGCCGTCGCCACAAACGGATCCATCTGGTCTACCTCCAAGTCCGTTAAGCATAGAagctacaaataaataaattaaaagcaagcAAGTACAGCAATGAGAAAGTACCAATCCTAATATCCACAATAAGTCAATAACTGTCATcgaatctatattttttttgtcagtgATCCAAATCTAGC
This genomic interval carries:
- the LOC133677137 gene encoding protein cornichon homolog 1-like isoform X3, whose translation is MWNLIFWIICLLINSGLLAIVFYALLCLTDLEVDQMDPFVATANINRWILLEFALQAALSILLLFTGHWILFLAAVPLTCYHAMLFIRRQHLIDVTEVFRNLNTDKKRRMIKLGVYMIFFTICVFRVVLFAVNLILNDDDDIDSH
- the LOC133677137 gene encoding protein cornichon homolog 1-like isoform X4 is translated as MWNLIFWIICLLINSGLLAIVFYALLCLTDLEVDQMDPFVATANINRWILLEFALQAALSILLLFTGHWILFLAAVPLTCYHAMLFIRRQHLIDVTEVFRNLNTDKKRRMIKLGVYMIFFTICVFRNSN
- the LOC133677137 gene encoding protein cornichon homolog 1-like isoform X1, whose product is MWNLIFWIICLLINSGLLAIVFYALLCLTDLEVDQMDPFVATANINRWILLEFALQAALSILLLFTGHWILFLAAVPLTCYHAMLFIRRQHLIDVTEVFRNLNTDKKRRMIKLGVYMIFFTICVFRIGAGILSLFNSEELDIHSSFFEF
- the LOC133677137 gene encoding protein cornichon homolog 1-like isoform X2, which gives rise to MWNLIFWIICLLINSGLLAIVFYALLCLTDLEVDQMDPFVATANINRWILLEFALQAALSILLLFTGHWILFLAAVPLTCYHAMLFIRRQHLIDVTEVFRNLNTDKKRRMIKLGVYMIFFTICVFRFVLNSAYNYPGFSLSTCSNYLLV